From a single Planctomicrobium piriforme genomic region:
- a CDS encoding CNNM domain-containing protein, with the protein MNATSLGYLLLAVALIALNGFFVLAEFALVKVRATRIEELARQKHRRAIRARQLVLHLDQSLAATQLGITLASLGLGWVGEPAFASLLTPLLGRMEAWSPALRHTLALGLAFAIITFLHILLGELAPKSLAIRRPEQCALAIAYPLQWATWLFYGPMKLLNGASDLVLRLVGLGNASPEIAHTEHELRSLLTTAETTREFPLDRVLMLENIFDLGQQTVRDAMIPWSEVSCLRQILSYREVLEQIAARHFSRWPVLEQDGVPRSYLLAKDLLLPGTVNDWGAACRPLAAVSPEDHLEVTLRRLQKAGGNLAVVVEHGRPQGLITLEDILEEIVGRIEDEYPRLPKSTLRDVVQAGGIVLDMEAESPGMAIDEMSSVLFLDDPTLLTQLRKQLLPLGEQPLRRLGPETAIRLVRVAGVQRPRIVFGRLIAGLAIDDVPDEPVRLLFLVVTPLERPHIQVALLQQLEAVIDSDFLRERLLRASTSAAVLEIFNSADAAATG; encoded by the coding sequence ATGAATGCGACATCCCTGGGGTACTTGCTGCTCGCCGTAGCGCTGATCGCGCTGAATGGGTTTTTCGTTCTCGCCGAGTTTGCGCTCGTGAAAGTGCGGGCAACACGCATCGAAGAATTGGCGCGGCAAAAGCACCGCCGCGCCATCCGGGCTCGGCAACTGGTCCTGCATCTCGACCAGTCGTTGGCGGCGACCCAGCTCGGCATTACGCTGGCGAGCTTAGGACTCGGCTGGGTCGGCGAACCGGCTTTTGCGAGCCTGCTGACGCCGCTCCTGGGCCGGATGGAAGCCTGGTCACCGGCACTGCGGCACACGCTCGCCCTCGGGCTGGCTTTTGCCATCATCACGTTCTTGCACATCCTGCTCGGGGAGCTGGCTCCCAAAAGCCTTGCGATCCGGCGGCCTGAACAATGCGCGCTGGCGATCGCGTATCCGCTGCAGTGGGCCACATGGCTTTTTTACGGGCCGATGAAATTACTCAACGGCGCCTCCGATCTCGTTTTGCGTCTGGTCGGTCTGGGGAACGCCAGTCCCGAGATCGCTCATACCGAACATGAGCTGCGGAGTCTGCTCACAACAGCCGAAACGACTCGGGAGTTTCCGCTCGACCGGGTGCTGATGTTGGAAAATATCTTTGATCTTGGACAGCAGACTGTCCGCGACGCAATGATCCCGTGGTCGGAAGTCAGTTGCTTGCGTCAAATTCTCTCCTACCGAGAGGTGCTGGAACAAATCGCGGCCAGGCACTTTTCACGCTGGCCGGTGCTGGAGCAGGATGGCGTTCCTCGGAGTTACTTGTTGGCCAAGGATCTGCTGCTCCCTGGAACCGTCAACGACTGGGGGGCAGCCTGCCGACCCTTAGCGGCGGTGTCGCCTGAGGATCACCTGGAAGTCACCCTCCGGCGTCTGCAGAAGGCGGGGGGCAACCTGGCCGTCGTCGTGGAGCACGGCAGGCCCCAAGGGCTCATCACTCTCGAAGATATCCTGGAAGAAATTGTCGGCCGAATTGAAGACGAATACCCCCGGTTGCCCAAGTCGACTCTGAGGGACGTGGTGCAGGCGGGAGGGATTGTGCTGGACATGGAGGCTGAGTCTCCCGGCATGGCAATCGATGAAATGAGCTCGGTTCTCTTTCTGGACGATCCGACCTTGCTCACCCAATTACGAAAGCAGTTGTTGCCGCTCGGTGAGCAGCCCCTGCGCCGCCTCGGACCAGAAACTGCGATACGACTCGTCAGGGTCGCTGGCGTCCAACGACCGCGGATCGTCTTCGGCCGGTTGATTGCGGGCCTTGCAATCGATGACGTGCCGGATGAGCCTGTGCGACTCCTGTTCCTGGTTGTGACTCCGCTAGAGCGGCCCCATATCCAGGTAGCGCTCCTCCAGCAACTGGAGGCCGTGATCGACAGCGATTTTTTGCGCGAGCGATTGTTGCGGGCGAGCACTTCCGCTGCGGTGCTGGAGATCTTCAATTCTGCGGACGCGGCAGCGACCGGATAG
- a CDS encoding DNA polymerase ligase N-terminal domain-containing protein, producing MQKQRDCNKPAEPAEGRGSLQPGKLLYVIQKHEASRLHYDFRLELNGTLKTWAVRKGPSLDPHQKQLVRHIEDHLSLTAISKESFRCGNPAAEQ from the coding sequence ATACAAAAACAACGCGATTGCAACAAGCCTGCAGAACCTGCGGAAGGTCGCGGTTCGCTCCAGCCTGGGAAGCTGCTCTACGTCATTCAAAAGCACGAGGCGAGCCGGCTGCACTATGACTTTCGCCTGGAACTCAATGGAACGCTGAAGACCTGGGCCGTGCGGAAAGGGCCGTCGTTGGACCCTCATCAGAAGCAGCTGGTGAGGCATATCGAAGATCATTTGTCGCTGACAGCGATTTCGAAGGAATCATTTCGCTGTGGGAATCCGGCGGCGGAACAGTGA
- a CDS encoding sulfatase-like hydrolase/transferase, whose protein sequence is MLFSMDGLTPAPVAGPIERVDAAPGVFNFLIQGTAEPSAVVTVLQTGGGEVGSARPDAEGRWNVRVDAATLINNQFAFAAYETDESGNRSVLSQEIRYQPNFVLINTDDMRWDSLPYLPQTSQLLGGSATNFVNSFTPTASCGPSRASLMTGQLASQSGVLYNLPPLGGLVNYDINSTLPVWLDAAGYRTGLFGKDRTNLVTDQEFESDPGTQPLPGWDEYFALYPVGYYNETINHNGVLTKLGTEADDYSTDVLADAVTEFISQGAENGPFFAYFAPHAPHYPGFPAARHLDAYDDIEPWRPPNFNVPANNTTAEIAYIDSLRQMQLASLLAIDEAVAAIYDKLTATGQLDNTVIVFTSDNGFQWGEHGNLGKGLVYEESIRVPLLIRDGRDPVQRVRDELVLNVDVTATLAGLAGATTTHTIDGRSLAPLVAGESVDWRTDFLVQNPRFSGPYAGVQQYAVRTERYLYTEKSVSDVQLFDLQNDPYELRNRAKDPKYAGVLARLKSRLDQLKPQDRMGPTVSQLEIALELSDLGIPQFQLTANVSDIASGGSEIRTPEYFLDQSGPNGSGKGIDTADGKFDSAVEAVTQNILLVRLAGLEPGDHTLTMNGRDLRGNWGDRVTSVFHLTPRPLLASASDTGDSSRDGLTLDNTPTLSGSTLPRAKVSLFATNQLTGETVLVGTRRADASGAWSITTTALSAAPYSMAAFAEALDGTTNRLSAAVSVQIVATLTNGLLQVVGTNLDDRIVVDGSAPNRTVVMFNGVSAGTVSNPSRIQILGHDGNDLLEVTGSIPANLSGGDGNDALYGGSGGDALNGGNGNDRLIGNGGSDRYLFSSLTLLSGLFNKATPTGMFNGFTDEITETQDGGSKDILDLTSVNSSITADLTPGRTGVVDYGSLFLPRFVRQTIVMSDSSQPAYLEQLLSGSGDDDLRGFLTQKMIGNAGDDIVTLSPRVNSQERVPLQGLSVTGSPEDEQVTVKLTATAGTLQLNTEIPAGIQGDQLKGNGTRSITLTASRRAINTTLAAATGLLLIAPLGGNLEELTVNMVASVRDTEQATDRFMIALQNSPVLGGVSGQVTYPPRGGSLLLAPDATVQDHEQNFAGGSLMVRFTGFSATTDALSISTGSSGTGELRVNGKSVLYDGSRIGTILSTGSSGESLAIRLTEGVTHDRLEQLLRAISYSSKSANPSRVARRVEFTLKDAAGAASNVVAKIVNFKS, encoded by the coding sequence GTGCTGTTCAGTATGGATGGGTTGACGCCAGCACCTGTTGCCGGGCCAATCGAGCGTGTCGATGCAGCGCCTGGCGTCTTCAACTTTTTGATCCAGGGGACGGCCGAGCCGTCGGCGGTTGTGACGGTCCTCCAGACTGGCGGCGGAGAAGTGGGATCCGCGCGGCCTGACGCAGAGGGTCGCTGGAACGTCCGAGTCGACGCGGCAACACTTATCAATAACCAATTCGCGTTCGCCGCGTATGAGACCGACGAGTCAGGCAATCGCAGCGTGCTTTCGCAGGAGATTCGCTACCAACCGAATTTCGTGCTGATCAACACGGACGACATGCGCTGGGATTCCCTGCCGTACCTGCCCCAGACATCGCAGTTACTGGGCGGCTCAGCGACCAATTTCGTCAACAGCTTCACTCCGACAGCCTCGTGCGGCCCTTCACGGGCCTCGTTAATGACAGGCCAACTCGCTTCTCAATCCGGAGTGCTTTACAACCTGCCCCCCTTGGGCGGGCTCGTGAACTACGACATTAACAGCACACTCCCCGTGTGGCTGGATGCAGCGGGCTACCGCACCGGATTGTTTGGGAAGGACCGGACGAATCTCGTCACCGATCAGGAATTCGAATCGGATCCGGGCACGCAACCGCTGCCGGGCTGGGACGAATATTTCGCGCTCTATCCCGTCGGGTATTACAACGAAACGATCAACCATAATGGCGTCTTGACCAAGTTAGGGACGGAAGCGGACGATTACAGTACGGACGTCCTGGCGGATGCCGTCACGGAATTCATTTCACAAGGGGCCGAAAACGGCCCCTTTTTCGCCTACTTTGCGCCGCATGCCCCTCACTATCCAGGCTTCCCGGCGGCTCGTCATCTCGATGCATATGACGACATCGAGCCCTGGCGCCCGCCCAACTTCAATGTCCCGGCCAATAACACCACCGCGGAAATCGCTTACATTGACAGCCTGCGGCAGATGCAGCTGGCGAGCTTGCTGGCCATCGATGAAGCGGTTGCGGCCATCTACGACAAGCTCACAGCGACTGGGCAGCTCGATAACACGGTGATCGTGTTCACATCGGACAATGGTTTTCAATGGGGAGAGCATGGAAACCTCGGCAAAGGGCTTGTCTACGAAGAGTCAATTCGAGTCCCGCTGCTCATTCGAGACGGTCGCGATCCGGTGCAGCGCGTCCGAGATGAACTTGTCCTCAATGTCGACGTCACCGCCACGCTGGCAGGGCTGGCCGGCGCGACGACCACACACACCATCGATGGCCGTTCACTGGCCCCACTCGTGGCAGGCGAATCCGTCGATTGGCGGACTGATTTTCTCGTGCAGAACCCGCGCTTCAGCGGGCCGTACGCGGGCGTGCAGCAATATGCAGTCCGCACAGAGCGTTACCTGTACACCGAAAAGTCGGTCTCCGATGTGCAGTTGTTTGATCTACAAAATGACCCTTATGAACTTCGCAATCGGGCCAAAGATCCGAAGTATGCGGGTGTGCTCGCGCGCCTCAAATCGCGGCTCGATCAGCTCAAGCCGCAGGATCGCATGGGACCGACGGTGAGCCAATTGGAGATCGCCCTGGAGCTCTCCGATCTTGGAATTCCTCAGTTCCAACTTACGGCGAACGTTTCTGACATCGCGTCGGGCGGCAGCGAAATTCGCACCCCGGAATACTTCCTCGATCAATCTGGGCCCAACGGCAGCGGCAAAGGAATTGATACCGCGGACGGAAAATTCGATTCAGCGGTGGAAGCGGTCACGCAGAACATTCTGCTTGTGAGATTGGCTGGCTTGGAGCCCGGCGACCATACGCTGACTATGAATGGGCGAGACCTGCGTGGAAACTGGGGCGATCGAGTCACCTCGGTATTTCATCTGACGCCCCGTCCACTGCTGGCGTCAGCCAGTGACACGGGAGATTCGTCGCGCGATGGTCTCACCCTCGACAACACGCCCACACTCAGTGGTTCCACTCTCCCGCGAGCCAAAGTGAGTCTGTTTGCCACCAACCAATTGACGGGGGAGACTGTCCTCGTGGGAACCCGTCGCGCAGATGCCTCGGGAGCCTGGAGCATCACGACCACCGCATTGTCGGCAGCGCCCTATTCAATGGCGGCCTTCGCAGAAGCGCTCGACGGAACGACGAACCGCCTTTCGGCTGCCGTTTCCGTACAGATCGTAGCCACGCTGACAAACGGACTGCTGCAAGTGGTTGGAACGAATCTTGACGACCGGATTGTTGTTGATGGGTCAGCTCCAAACAGAACAGTCGTGATGTTTAACGGCGTCAGCGCAGGAACAGTCTCGAATCCGTCTCGAATTCAGATCCTCGGACACGACGGGAACGACCTGTTAGAAGTGACAGGCTCGATTCCGGCCAATCTCAGCGGCGGAGATGGAAACGACGCCCTGTACGGCGGCTCGGGGGGGGATGCCCTGAACGGCGGGAATGGCAACGACCGCCTGATCGGCAACGGCGGCAGTGATCGTTATTTGTTCAGCTCTCTCACACTGCTCAGCGGATTGTTCAACAAGGCCACGCCCACCGGAATGTTCAACGGGTTTACGGACGAAATTACAGAGACTCAAGACGGCGGCAGTAAAGACATCCTGGATTTGACCAGCGTCAATTCCAGCATCACCGCCGATCTGACCCCGGGTCGGACAGGCGTCGTTGACTATGGCAGTTTGTTCTTGCCGCGCTTTGTCCGGCAGACCATTGTCATGAGCGACAGCAGTCAGCCTGCGTATCTCGAGCAATTGCTCAGCGGATCTGGAGATGACGATCTGCGCGGATTTCTGACTCAGAAAATGATAGGAAATGCTGGTGACGACATCGTGACGCTCTCACCGCGGGTCAATTCCCAGGAGCGAGTTCCGCTGCAAGGATTGAGCGTGACCGGCAGTCCCGAGGATGAACAGGTGACGGTCAAATTGACGGCGACGGCCGGAACGCTGCAACTCAATACAGAAATCCCAGCCGGCATCCAAGGGGACCAACTCAAAGGCAATGGGACTCGGTCCATCACGCTGACGGCGAGTCGCCGTGCCATCAACACGACCCTGGCCGCGGCAACGGGCCTGCTTCTCATCGCTCCGCTCGGCGGCAATCTTGAGGAACTGACGGTCAACATGGTCGCGTCTGTCCGCGACACGGAGCAGGCAACCGACCGCTTCATGATTGCCTTACAGAACTCTCCAGTGCTGGGAGGAGTCTCGGGCCAAGTGACCTATCCGCCAAGAGGCGGCTCACTTCTGCTTGCGCCCGATGCGACCGTGCAGGATCATGAACAGAACTTTGCCGGCGGCAGCCTGATGGTCCGCTTCACGGGATTCAGTGCAACCACTGATGCCCTGAGCATCTCGACAGGCAGCAGCGGAACTGGTGAGCTTAGAGTGAACGGCAAGTCCGTTCTTTATGACGGCTCCCGGATCGGGACGATTCTCTCCACGGGAAGCAGTGGGGAATCCCTTGCTATCCGCCTGACCGAGGGAGTGACTCATGACCGGCTTGAACAGCTGCTCCGCGCAATTTCATACAGCAGCAAGAGCGCGAATCCCTCGCGAGTTGCACGTCGCGTCGAATTCACGCTTAAGGACGCGGCCGGAGCAGCGAGTAACGTTGTGGCAAAAATCGTCAATTTCAAATCGTAA
- a CDS encoding low affinity iron permease family protein, translating to MKIAAGFNKFAKGASHWTGHPFAFLLSVSIVAAWAVSGPLFGYSDTWQLVINTGTTIITFLMVFLIQNTQNRDSAATQIKLDEIIRAVEGAHNAMLDLEELSEQELEVFRSRYLKLAECARQAIDEGKVDTACEDLAAETQTEGVKSKGQHEA from the coding sequence ATGAAGATCGCTGCTGGTTTCAATAAATTCGCGAAAGGCGCTTCCCACTGGACTGGGCATCCGTTCGCATTCTTGCTCTCCGTGTCGATCGTGGCGGCCTGGGCCGTGTCAGGGCCGTTGTTTGGGTACAGCGACACCTGGCAACTGGTCATTAATACCGGAACGACGATCATCACGTTTCTGATGGTCTTTTTGATTCAGAACACTCAGAACCGTGATTCTGCGGCCACCCAGATCAAACTTGATGAGATCATTCGCGCCGTCGAAGGGGCGCATAACGCCATGCTTGACCTGGAGGAACTCAGCGAGCAAGAACTGGAAGTTTTTCGCAGTCGCTACCTCAAGCTTGCCGAATGTGCTCGTCAGGCGATCGATGAAGGCAAAGTCGATACGGCCTGCGAAGATCTTGCTGCGGAAACGCAGACCGAGGGCGTGAAATCGAAGGGCCAGCACGAGGCATAG
- a CDS encoding YciE/YciF ferroxidase family protein, whose product MPLNSLEDAFVDELRDVLSAEKQLVKALPKMAKSATSEQLRDAIEAHLEETKSHVERVEAAFESLELKPRAKKCDAMEGLLEEGASILEEEAAPEVLDALIIAAAQKVEHYEIATYGTLCTWAEALGHGTALKLLKQNLSEEEAADEKLSALSETVNEAALMIASDDDEE is encoded by the coding sequence ATGCCGCTGAATTCTTTGGAAGACGCGTTTGTAGACGAGCTGCGCGATGTGCTCAGCGCTGAAAAGCAGTTGGTGAAGGCTCTTCCCAAGATGGCGAAAAGCGCGACTAGCGAACAGCTGCGCGACGCAATCGAAGCCCATCTGGAAGAAACGAAATCACATGTGGAACGAGTCGAGGCGGCCTTCGAATCACTCGAACTCAAGCCGCGTGCGAAGAAGTGCGATGCCATGGAGGGTTTACTTGAGGAAGGTGCTTCAATCCTGGAAGAAGAAGCGGCTCCTGAGGTGCTCGACGCCTTAATTATCGCCGCGGCTCAAAAGGTCGAACATTACGAAATCGCTACCTACGGCACTCTTTGTACCTGGGCCGAGGCGCTCGGACATGGCACCGCGCTGAAATTGCTCAAACAGAACCTGAGCGAGGAAGAAGCGGCCGACGAAAAGCTGTCTGCTCTGTCTGAGACCGTCAATGAAGCCGCGCTGATGATCGCCAGCGACGACGACGAAGAATGA
- a CDS encoding PAS domain S-box protein, whose product MRSFLRRLFSRKLEPPRIGRASGQADIPFTQLVAAVRDYAILLLDPEGHVRSWNAGAEQIKGYRADEIIGQHFKKFYPQEAQAFGWPTHELSVAASTGRFEDEGWRIRKDGSRFWANVVITAVRDPERGGLIGYLKITRDLTDRRLAEDKLRMSEERFRLLVEGVQDYAIFMLDPDGRVATWNTGAQRIKGYSAEEIIGEHFSRFYPAEALQRGWPETELRQAAADGRFEDEGWRIRKDGSPFWANVVITALRDQTGILRGFAKVTRDLSERRRAEDQARQLLQEEASRKAAEASFQEAQSARDEERRHRSQLQVTLSSIGDAVIVTDCAGRVTFLNPVATELTGWTPETAAGSPLDDVFQIVNEETRRPVESPVTKVLREGVVVGLANHTVLIARNGREVPIDDSGAPIRGQNGEIAGVVLVFRDVTEARRAVETRLHLAAIVESSDDAIIGQDLQGTILSWNSGAQRLYGYRAEDIIGRPLTALAPPDHADEMPQMLQQIMQGEHIEHFETVRMRVDGTRVDVSLTVSPIRNASGNVIGASKIARDISERKREDRRKNEFLAILAHELRNPLAALRSGLDVLQLPGSDAAETTEILTIMSGQMDHLVRMVDDLLDISRIARGTLELRKSRVSLQQIVKSAVEMCAPGVAAREQKLHVRLPDEDIPLFADNTRLAQAISNLVTNASKYSGRGDPISVTVEKSGDTACIRVRDVGIGIPPPQLSGIFEMFAQLKQTSATTQNGMGVGLAIVKRLVELHGGVVEAHSAGPGRGSEFLIRLPASTPLGGESAGNE is encoded by the coding sequence ATGCGCAGTTTTCTCAGACGGCTTTTTTCCCGAAAGCTGGAGCCCCCCCGAATTGGGCGTGCGTCCGGTCAGGCGGACATTCCTTTCACGCAACTGGTCGCCGCAGTGCGGGATTATGCGATTCTTCTGCTGGATCCAGAGGGCCACGTTCGTAGCTGGAATGCTGGTGCCGAGCAGATTAAGGGTTACCGGGCCGATGAAATTATTGGTCAGCATTTCAAAAAGTTCTACCCGCAAGAAGCACAGGCCTTCGGCTGGCCGACGCACGAGTTGAGCGTCGCGGCGTCCACGGGTCGCTTCGAGGATGAAGGCTGGCGGATTCGCAAAGATGGCTCACGCTTTTGGGCCAATGTCGTCATTACCGCCGTGCGGGATCCCGAGCGAGGCGGGCTGATCGGTTATCTGAAAATCACCCGTGATCTGACAGATCGTCGTCTGGCCGAAGACAAGCTGCGGATGAGCGAAGAACGCTTCCGCCTACTGGTCGAGGGTGTCCAGGACTATGCGATTTTCATGCTGGATCCAGACGGGCGCGTCGCCACGTGGAATACGGGCGCCCAGCGGATCAAAGGCTACTCTGCAGAGGAGATCATCGGTGAACACTTTTCCCGATTTTATCCTGCTGAAGCGCTCCAGCGGGGCTGGCCGGAGACGGAGCTCCGGCAGGCCGCCGCGGACGGCCGCTTTGAAGATGAAGGCTGGCGGATTCGGAAGGATGGCTCGCCGTTCTGGGCGAATGTTGTGATCACCGCGCTACGGGATCAGACCGGCATCCTGCGTGGCTTTGCCAAGGTCACCCGAGACCTTTCGGAGCGGAGACGGGCCGAAGATCAAGCCAGACAGTTGCTGCAGGAGGAGGCCTCCCGGAAGGCGGCGGAGGCCAGTTTCCAGGAAGCTCAGTCGGCCCGTGACGAAGAACGTCGTCATCGCTCACAGTTACAGGTCACACTCAGCAGTATCGGCGACGCCGTGATTGTGACCGACTGCGCAGGGCGAGTGACGTTTCTGAACCCGGTTGCGACGGAACTGACTGGGTGGACCCCAGAGACGGCGGCGGGATCGCCGCTGGATGATGTCTTTCAGATCGTCAACGAAGAGACCCGCCGACCCGTGGAAAGTCCCGTCACGAAAGTTCTGCGGGAAGGAGTCGTTGTCGGGTTGGCTAACCACACGGTTCTGATTGCCAGGAACGGCCGGGAAGTTCCAATCGACGACTCTGGAGCTCCGATCCGTGGCCAAAACGGCGAAATCGCAGGGGTGGTCCTGGTTTTTCGTGACGTGACGGAGGCGCGCCGCGCGGTTGAGACCCGGCTGCATCTCGCGGCGATCGTCGAGTCCTCGGATGACGCCATCATTGGCCAAGATTTGCAGGGCACCATTCTGAGCTGGAACTCAGGGGCGCAGCGATTGTACGGATATCGCGCAGAAGACATTATCGGTCGACCGCTGACGGCGCTTGCGCCTCCCGATCACGCCGATGAAATGCCGCAGATGCTGCAGCAGATCATGCAGGGCGAGCATATCGAACATTTTGAAACGGTACGAATGCGCGTCGATGGCACTCGCGTCGACGTCTCGTTGACGGTTTCCCCCATCCGCAATGCCTCGGGGAATGTAATCGGGGCGTCAAAAATTGCGAGAGACATCTCTGAACGCAAACGCGAAGACCGCCGTAAAAACGAATTTCTCGCCATTCTTGCTCACGAACTCCGTAACCCGCTCGCCGCCCTGCGGAGCGGTCTCGACGTCCTGCAATTGCCTGGAAGCGATGCGGCGGAAACAACCGAGATCCTGACCATCATGTCAGGCCAAATGGATCATCTGGTGCGGATGGTCGATGACTTGCTGGACATCAGCCGGATCGCGCGGGGAACGCTCGAGCTTCGCAAGAGCCGTGTGTCGCTCCAGCAGATCGTCAAATCAGCCGTTGAAATGTGCGCCCCGGGCGTGGCAGCGCGCGAGCAGAAGCTCCATGTTAGATTGCCCGATGAGGATATTCCATTATTCGCTGACAACACGCGACTGGCGCAGGCCATTTCCAATCTGGTGACGAACGCGTCCAAGTACAGCGGCCGCGGCGACCCGATTTCAGTCACTGTCGAAAAATCCGGAGATACGGCCTGCATCCGTGTCCGCGACGTAGGGATCGGCATCCCGCCGCCCCAGCTGTCTGGAATCTTTGAAATGTTCGCACAGCTGAAGCAGACCTCGGCGACGACGCAAAACGGCATGGGCGTGGGGCTGGCGATCGTCAAGCGGCTGGTCGAGTTACATGGCGGCGTAGTCGAAGCGCACAGCGCTGGACCGGGACGAGGCAGTGAATTTCTGATCCGATTGCCGGCGTCAACGCCACTTGGCGGCGAAAGCGCGGGAAACGAATAG
- a CDS encoding DNA topoisomerase IB yields MPNESRRASRTILQCTASAVRRVIGRPSEIASQARLVYISSQIAGYTRQQRGSGFVYFCPDGSLVKDAAILGRIAALVIPPAWTDVWICRRPRGHLQATGRDQRGRKQYIYHARWQAAANLEKFANLQNLGETLGRLRSRVSRELRRPGWTLEKLAAVAVRLLDATAIRVGNREYTRDNASYGLTTLEPRHIQISGTEIHLDFIGKSGKRRQTSFRDRVVAPLLGELVEFGGSTLLSLPDGAASRALTAADINLFLERACGRHVTAKDFRTWQATAMAAAAFADICGARPTRRAISMVLRQASQRLGNTASVCRSYYLHPQLISDFESDRLKRLLSGFESRPRARLPLADQRLLYLLERWQRRRSRVGR; encoded by the coding sequence GTGCCGAACGAATCGCGCCGAGCGTCTCGAACAATTCTTCAATGCACAGCCTCTGCGGTCCGAAGAGTCATTGGCCGTCCCAGCGAAATTGCCTCGCAGGCTCGGCTGGTTTACATCAGCAGCCAGATCGCCGGATACACGCGTCAGCAGCGCGGATCTGGGTTCGTGTACTTCTGCCCTGACGGAAGTCTTGTCAAAGACGCCGCGATCCTCGGGCGTATTGCGGCCCTCGTCATTCCTCCAGCGTGGACGGACGTGTGGATTTGTCGTCGGCCGCGCGGGCATCTCCAAGCGACTGGCCGCGACCAGCGCGGGCGGAAGCAGTACATTTATCACGCGCGCTGGCAAGCAGCCGCCAATCTCGAAAAGTTCGCCAACCTTCAGAACCTTGGCGAGACCTTAGGCCGTCTTCGCAGCCGCGTCAGTCGCGAACTGCGGCGACCCGGCTGGACTCTCGAAAAATTGGCGGCGGTCGCCGTGCGCTTGCTGGACGCGACTGCGATTCGTGTGGGAAACCGCGAGTACACGCGGGACAACGCGTCGTATGGTCTGACCACTCTCGAACCGCGACACATCCAGATCTCTGGCACCGAAATTCACCTGGATTTCATCGGTAAGAGCGGCAAACGTCGCCAAACGTCCTTTCGGGATCGCGTTGTCGCGCCGCTGCTCGGCGAACTCGTCGAGTTTGGAGGATCGACGTTGCTCTCGCTGCCGGACGGTGCGGCGTCCCGAGCGTTGACAGCCGCGGACATCAATCTTTTCCTCGAACGTGCTTGCGGACGCCATGTCACGGCGAAGGACTTCCGGACCTGGCAGGCCACGGCGATGGCCGCTGCAGCGTTCGCGGACATTTGCGGGGCTCGACCCACCCGCCGCGCGATTTCCATGGTTCTCCGGCAAGCGTCCCAGCGGCTGGGTAATACAGCATCCGTGTGCCGCAGTTATTACTTACATCCGCAGCTCATCTCCGACTTCGAGTCGGATCGTCTCAAGCGTTTGCTCAGCGGCTTTGAAAGCCGTCCCAGAGCGCGGCTGCCTCTGGCCGATCAGCGGCTATTGTACTTATTGGAACGTTGGCAACGGAGACGATCCCGGGTGGGACGGTGA